CTTGACCTTTAGCGGGTTTGACCTTGTCCCAGTTTGCCTTGACCCAATCCAGGAACAAGCCGAATTGATCCGAGTAAATGGGCACGATGGCAAAGACATAGCTCGGCGGATACGAACCTTTGGCGCTCACACCCGCGGTCATCACCGGTACTTTGTCTTCGGCAAAGCGATCGCGCAATCCTTCCGTCTCGGTCGAGCCGTACAACTGCATGATGAGCGGTTTCTTTTCGCGGAAACGATTGTACGCCGAGATTGCCAGGTCGAGTTTGTTCGCGGTATCCGACCATTCGACGAGGACTTCCGCGCCGCGAATGCCGCCCTTGCTGTTGATGTACTTGACGCCATCGCTAAAGCCGCTGACGAGCGGCGTCGTGATCGAAGCATAGGGACCGGTCACGTCGCCCAAATGGTACAGCGTCATTTTTTCGCCGGGATTCGCTTTCGTGCGAAGCGCGGGCTTGGGCGCGTCCGTCGGTTTCGGCGCGGCGGTGGCTTGCGGTGCAGTCGTCGCCGGAGCGGTCGTTGGTTTCGGCGCGTCCGTAGGTTTGGGTGCATCCGTTGGCTTGGGTGCGGCAGTCGGCGGGACGGGTGTCGGCGACGGCGCCGCACACGCGGTCAGCGCGATGATCGCGAGGACGATCAACGCAAGCAAAACAACATTGTTTCTCATCTCTCCTCCTTTGGAAAATTCAGATTTCAGATTTTTGATTTTTGATTTTCGATTCTGACGTGATCATCACCTCCTTTTGGGATTTTCGATTTTCAATTTGCGATTTGCGATTTGGAATCTCGAGCGAATTTTCGACAGGGTAGCATCGAGACCGATGATTCGAAAAACTTTCCGCAGGGACGCAGAGGACACTGAGAACGCCGAGTTTTTCATCATGAATTTCTCCGCGTTCTCCGCGTTCTCCGCGCTCTCCGCGACTCTGCGGTGAATTCAATATTTGCGGGTGCCATACCACTGTCTCGAATTTTCAATCGAAAATCAATGTGCGAAGGGTCGCAAGCGCCACGCGGCTTTGAGCATTTCCCAGCGATGCGCGAGTCCGTGCGGCTCAAAGATCAAAAACAACATCAACGATCCGCCGAACAGAATCGGACCGAGCGCGGCGAGCAAGCCCGTTTCGACTTGCGGAAACACCTTGCTCAACATCGGCGCGATTTGCACGGTCAATTCGTCGAGTAAGCGCAAAAAGGTCGTGCCCAGAATTGGACCCAGCCCGTGTCCCATGCCGCCGACGATGACCATGCCCAAATACCACACCGATTGTCCCAACGAAAATTGTTCGGGATTGATCGAGCGCGCATACATCGCCCACAACGACCCCGCCAATCCCGCGTACAGCGCCGACAGGAAGAACGCGCGGAGTTTGTACGCAAACACGGCGATGCCCAGCACTTCGGCGGAGAGATCGTTATCGCGAATCGCGATCAACGCGCGTCCCAGGCGCGTGCGTACAATATTTTTCGCGATGAACGTCGTGACGATGACGGTGCCGATGATCGGAAAGAACAAGGTTTGCTGTGAATTGAACACGATGCCGAAAAGTTCCGGCGGCGTCAACTTCATGCCCGGCATTCCGCCAAAAATATCCACGCGCACGTTGCGGAAAAACCAGGGGATGATGAATTGCGCGGCGAGCGTTGCCATCGCCAAATAAAATCCTTTGATACGCAACGCCGGCAAGCCAAACAGCAGACCGACCATGCCCGCGCTCAAACCGGAGAGCGGCAACGCTAGCCAGAACGATACGCCATACTTGACTAACACCGCCGACGTGTACGCGCCGACCGCCATAAACGCGGCTTGCCCCAACGAAATTTGTCCGGTGTACCCGACCAGGATATTCAGTCCTTGCGCGGCGATGAGACTGATGCCGATCAGATTGATGATGCCGACCACGTGCGCGTCCGCGAAAAAAGGCAAGGCAAACAAAACGAGGATGAACGCGCCAAACATCGCCCACTGTCCGCGATTGCGGACCGTCGCCATGTCGTGCGCGTAGGATGTATCGAAATCGCCGGCAAGTCGAAGCGCCATGTTACTCCAGTGTTCAGTGGACAGTTGGTCAGTGAACGGTCAACAGTCAACAGTCAACAGTACCCCTATCGCACTGTTCACGGTTTATTGTTCACTGCGATTTAGATTCTCTCAATTCGCTTTAGCCCAAACAATCCGTCTGGGCGAACGAACAACACGAGCAACAATAAAATATACGGCGCGATTTCGCCGAGGTTGAGCGCGCGAATCGCTGGGTCGGCGGGCAGACCAGCCGCGAGACTTTCGATCACGCCCACGGTCAGTCCGCCGATAATCGCGCCGGGGACGGATTCGAGTCCGCCGAACAACACCGCCGCAAATGCTTTGAGGGCGATGAGCGACACTACGAGCGACAAGCCGCTGATGCTCGCGAGCAACACACCGCCAATCGCCGCGACCAAACCGGCGATCATCCACGCGAGTCCGAAAATGCGCGGCACACTCAAGCCGACGCTCTGCGCCAGTTGATGGTCTTCTGCCGCCGCGCGCATCGCGAGACCGGCTTTGGTGAATCGAAAGAACACGACGAACGAGAGATAGCCCAGCATTGCCACCAAGAATGCCATCACGAGATTCAGTTTGAGGCGCAAGTCGCCGATGATGACCGGTTGCAACGGGAACAGGTTCGGCAGCGCGCGATCCGACGCGCCAAACAACAAAATCGTCGCGCCTTGCAAAACCTGGGAGAGTGCGAGCGTCATCATAATCGTCGCGAGAATCGGCTGACCGATGAGCGGACGCAGCGCGACGCGCTCGACGCCCAAACCTAACAGCGCAGTCGCGGCGATTGCCGCGCCGAACGCGACCCACACGTCCAAACCCAGGTTTTCGACGAACCACCACGCGATAAACGCGCCGACCATCATCAAGTGCCCTTGCGCGAAATTGAAAATGCGCGACGACTTGTAAACCAACACGAGTCCCAGGGCGACGAGCGCGTACACGCCGCCCGTCAACAACCCGGTCGCGAAAAATTGCGGAAAGAGTTCCCAGTTCATGTGGTCTGCTCCAACGAACACACGCGCACCGCCGTCTCAATCGTGCCGGTGCGTCCGTCGCGATATTTCACCGCCGCGCTCACGCGCACTTCTGCGCCGCCGCCGTACATCGTCTCGATCATATCGCGATAACGATCCTCGATCACATTGCGGCGCAGTTTGCGGGTGCGCGTCATTTCCGCGTCGTCGGGATCAAATTCCTTGTGCAACAGCACGAACTTGCGAACGCGCGCCGGCGGGGGCAAGGTCGCGTTCACGCGTTCGACATCCGCGCGAATCAAATCGTACGTCTCTGGTTTTTGCGACAAATCCACGAACGTCGTGTAACCCAGCCCGCGCCGCTCCGCCCAGCGTCCAACATTCTCAAAATCAATCGTGATAATACCGGCGACGAACGGACGCTCCTTACCGATTGCCATCATGTCTTTGATGTACGGACTGAACTTGAGACGCCCTTCGATGTACTGCGGTGAGAATTTATCGCCGGTCGCGAGTTCGAGCAAATCTTTCATGCGGTCGAGATAAATCAGGTGCTTGTCCTCGCGCAGATAGCCCGCGTCGCCGGTGTGATACCAACCATCCACCAATGCCTTCGCGGTCGCATCCGGATTTTTGTAATAGCCCTGGAAAACCGTGGGACCTTTGACGAGCACTTGTCCATCGTGCGCGATTTTTATTTCGATGCCCGGCGGCGGCACGCCGACCGTCTCAAACTTGACGTCATTGCCAACGTGCAACGTGTGCGTAATCGCCTCGGTCGAGCCGAACAAATTTTTGATGCTGACGCCAATCGCGCGAAAAAAGCGCACGACATCCGGGCTGAGCGCCGCGCCCGCCGAGTACGCTGAGCGCACGCGAATCAAGCCGAGTTTGTCGCGCAGCGGCGCGAATACGGCGACATCGCCAAGCCAGTTCAGCCATCGCCAGAGTAGCGGCGTACTGCCTTGATTGAAGCGCATGTCGGCATAGCGATAACCGATCGGCATGAACAGGCGATAGAGCGCGCGATTGATCCACGATGAATCGTTGATCCGCATCTGCACCGTCGAGCAGAGATTTTCCCAGAGCCGCGAACTGAACAGTAACGCGTGCGGCGAAATCTCGCGCAAGTTTTCTTGCACGGTTTCCGGCTCTTCGGGAAAATTGATGATCATGCCGTCCACCACGTGCACCGCCAAGCCCAAAACATTTTCGGTGATCCACGCGGGCGGCAGAAAGGAGAGGTACTCGTCGTGCGCCGACCTGGGATCAATCTTGCCATAACTGAGCGCGCCCGCGAGAAGATTGGCGTGCGTGATCATTGCGCCCTTGGGTTGTCCGGTCGTGCCGGAGGTGTAGCAAAAAATCGCCAGATCGTCCGCGCGTCCTTGCGCGAGGCGTTCGTCAAAGCAGCGCGGTTCGCGTGCGTCCGACTCGCGTCCGAGCGCGATGACTTGCTCGAAACTCATCAGCCAATCATCGCGATAATTCCACAGCCCGCGTTCTTCCCAATAAATCACACGGCGCACCGCGGATACCTGGTCTCGAATCGCGACAAGTTTGTCGCACTGCTCTTGGTCTTTGGCGAAGACCAGCGTCGCATCAGAATGTTGAACGATGTACTGAATCTCGGCGGATGCGCTATCGGTAAAGATGCCAACGGCGACGCCGCCCGCGGCTTGGACGGCGAGTTGCGCCCAAAAGTATTCGGGGTCGTTATCGCCGATGATGCAAACCTTGTCGCCGCGCGTGACACCGAGCTGGATCAATCCGAGCGCGAGGTATTTGACGCGCGCGTACGATTCTTGCCAGGTGAACTCGCGCCAAATGCCCAGCATCTTTTTCCGCATCGCGGTTTTACGCGCGGGAAATCGCGCCGCCGAGTGTTTCAAATACTGGGGGAGAGTCTGGAGGTTGGAAGTTAGAAATTGGAAGTTGGAGGTTGGAGGTTGGAGATTGGAGGTTGGATGACTGAGATCACTTCCACGTATGGTCAACTGTTCACTGTTCACTGTTCACTACCCCACTGTTCCCAGTCCCACTACTCTTGCG
This sequence is a window from Chloroflexota bacterium. Protein-coding genes within it:
- a CDS encoding branched-chain amino acid ABC transporter permease, whose amino-acid sequence is MNWELFPQFFATGLLTGGVYALVALGLVLVYKSSRIFNFAQGHLMMVGAFIAWWFVENLGLDVWVAFGAAIAATALLGLGVERVALRPLIGQPILATIMMTLALSQVLQGATILLFGASDRALPNLFPLQPVIIGDLRLKLNLVMAFLVAMLGYLSFVVFFRFTKAGLAMRAAAEDHQLAQSVGLSVPRIFGLAWMIAGLVAAIGGVLLASISGLSLVVSLIALKAFAAVLFGGLESVPGAIIGGLTVGVIESLAAGLPADPAIRALNLGEIAPYILLLLVLFVRPDGLFGLKRIERI
- a CDS encoding AMP-binding protein, with product MRKKMLGIWREFTWQESYARVKYLALGLIQLGVTRGDKVCIIGDNDPEYFWAQLAVQAAGGVAVGIFTDSASAEIQYIVQHSDATLVFAKDQEQCDKLVAIRDQVSAVRRVIYWEERGLWNYRDDWLMSFEQVIALGRESDAREPRCFDERLAQGRADDLAIFCYTSGTTGQPKGAMITHANLLAGALSYGKIDPRSAHDEYLSFLPPAWITENVLGLAVHVVDGMIINFPEEPETVQENLREISPHALLFSSRLWENLCSTVQMRINDSSWINRALYRLFMPIGYRYADMRFNQGSTPLLWRWLNWLGDVAVFAPLRDKLGLIRVRSAYSAGAALSPDVVRFFRAIGVSIKNLFGSTEAITHTLHVGNDVKFETVGVPPPGIEIKIAHDGQVLVKGPTVFQGYYKNPDATAKALVDGWYHTGDAGYLREDKHLIYLDRMKDLLELATGDKFSPQYIEGRLKFSPYIKDMMAIGKERPFVAGIITIDFENVGRWAERRGLGYTTFVDLSQKPETYDLIRADVERVNATLPPPARVRKFVLLHKEFDPDDAEMTRTRKLRRNVIEDRYRDMIETMYGGGAEVRVSAAVKYRDGRTGTIETAVRVCSLEQTT
- a CDS encoding branched-chain amino acid ABC transporter permease; this translates as MALRLAGDFDTSYAHDMATVRNRGQWAMFGAFILVLFALPFFADAHVVGIINLIGISLIAAQGLNILVGYTGQISLGQAAFMAVGAYTSAVLVKYGVSFWLALPLSGLSAGMVGLLFGLPALRIKGFYLAMATLAAQFIIPWFFRNVRVDIFGGMPGMKLTPPELFGIVFNSQQTLFFPIIGTVIVTTFIAKNIVRTRLGRALIAIRDNDLSAEVLGIAVFAYKLRAFFLSALYAGLAGSLWAMYARSINPEQFSLGQSVWYLGMVIVGGMGHGLGPILGTTFLRLLDELTVQIAPMLSKVFPQVETGLLAALGPILFGGSLMLFLIFEPHGLAHRWEMLKAAWRLRPFAH